The following coding sequences lie in one Isoptericola variabilis 225 genomic window:
- a CDS encoding DNA/RNA non-specific endonuclease, translated as MTGYDARFLGPDDAVHVPLPAPAPDAPPRTLRRLDHPHFTVLLDPARRLAAATGVMIDGARLQPLPRTGGWRLDPQAPEHEQAGPELYHRNALDRGHLVRRRDPMWGTVAEAVAAGEATFVYTNAAPQVGRFNQSKELWNGLEDHVLAYAQAHEHRLVVLTGCVLAADDPVYRGVGIPRRFWKIAAWAAPSWRVPDDGGPVAPAASLRAAAFVLDQSPQLEEVELRTRTARALAAGELPPLGPFRTFQVPVADVAALTGTDLGPLPAADVLPAAGPRPEGVPPSGTVPGGWREITAPTDLRV; from the coding sequence GTGACGGGCTACGACGCGCGGTTCCTCGGTCCCGACGACGCGGTGCACGTGCCGCTGCCCGCACCCGCTCCGGACGCCCCGCCGCGCACGTTGCGCCGCCTGGACCACCCGCACTTCACGGTGCTGCTCGACCCGGCACGGCGCCTCGCGGCGGCGACCGGCGTGATGATCGACGGCGCGCGCCTGCAGCCGCTGCCGCGCACGGGCGGCTGGCGGCTCGACCCGCAGGCGCCCGAGCACGAGCAGGCCGGTCCCGAGCTCTACCACCGCAACGCCCTCGACCGCGGGCACCTCGTGCGCCGGCGCGACCCCATGTGGGGCACGGTCGCCGAGGCGGTCGCGGCGGGCGAGGCCACGTTCGTCTACACCAACGCGGCCCCGCAGGTCGGGCGGTTCAACCAGTCGAAGGAGCTGTGGAACGGGCTCGAGGACCACGTGCTCGCCTACGCGCAGGCGCACGAGCACCGGCTCGTCGTGCTGACCGGCTGCGTCCTCGCGGCCGACGACCCCGTCTACCGCGGCGTCGGGATCCCGCGCCGGTTCTGGAAGATCGCGGCGTGGGCCGCCCCGTCGTGGCGCGTGCCCGACGACGGCGGCCCGGTCGCGCCGGCGGCCTCGCTGCGGGCCGCGGCGTTCGTCCTGGACCAGAGTCCGCAGCTCGAGGAGGTCGAGCTGCGGACGCGCACCGCCCGGGCGCTCGCGGCCGGCGAGCTGCCGCCGCTCGGGCCGTTCCGGACCTTCCAGGTGCCCGTGGCCGACGTCGCGGCGCTCACCGGGACGGACCTCGGGCCGCTGCCCGCGGCCGACGTGCTGCCGGCCGCGGGCCCGCGGCCCGAGGGAGTGCCGCCGTCGGGCACGGTGCCCGGCGGCTGGCGCGAGATCACCGCACCGACCGACCTGCGCGTGTGA